The genomic region GAAGGGAGTAAACACTGGATGACACGGTAAGTGCTGTCCTCTCACAACACACATCCAcccatactcacacacacatacacacttggtAAGGTGCGCGGACACAGTACAGTAACAAGtatcacaaacacactcacactggcaAAACTCACACAGTCTTACACTTCATACATTGGCTGAGGGCGCTACCATCCGATTCCCAGCCGAATAATCCCTCTTGTGTTGCCTTAGGTGTTTCCAAGTGCTGGACAGAACAAGCAGTGAAAATAATACTGATTACTGCCCACCCCAGCTGAAGGACGCCGGTTAGTAGTGTCAGTCCTTGGCTCTCTCTTCTCCAGGTAAGTAATGCATAGCACATTGATGACTAGATAGGGCGACTGACGGCCAGTCTGCAAGCCATAAAAGGATCAGAACTACACTGACATGTGGCTAAACCGAATGCCAAGCCTTGTTTCGCCGGTGCTCCTTATCTCAAAGTGAAGAAATTCAATGAAGTGGGTAAACGGTGGGCAACTTTGAGCCTCTTTAGGAAGCCAACTAGTTACCAGGTACATGGCTGGACCCCCAGCCCACCCCCGAGGGCCCCTGGAaattgactccctgtcaaaataatggttaaataaatcaaataaaaaagaGAAGGGGACGCGCTCTACCAAAATGAACGAATGGTGGGAAACATCGCAATTGCACATTAGATGACGCCTTCTCAGAATGGATGTTGATATTTGTACGTACTGCTTTCATTGTTTACTAAACAGTACGTTCTAAATATAGCATGTAGTACAATTAATACACAGTATGcagtaagtagtaggcaagacagATTTCAGACACGGCCAGTGTGACTAGTGATAAAACATATAaaaaggtacagtacagtacctgaCAGAAACTGGAACAGACCAAGAGTATTTATTTCTAGAAAgacacagtctgtgttttgagacAAACTGATTTCTTGCCTCTGTTAGTTGTTCCTCTGCCGTGGGCTGTATAAACTGGTCATGGTGCTGGagaacagtcttgaagaagtccAGCACATTCTGGCAGGGAGCTGGAAGGAGATCAGGGTTATAAAACCCATCAAAAAGATTTGATTGTAAATTGTGCGTATGACAAAAGCCACAGCAAGTCTGGGgtgtctaactgtaagtcgctctagataagagcatctgctaaatgactaaaatgtaaaatacagtgctctccgtaattattgggacagtgacacgttttgttgttttggctttgAGATGATACATGAGggtaaagtgcagactgtcagctttaatttgagggtattttgatccatatcgggtgaaccatttagaaatgacagcactttttgtacatagtccccccattttaggggaccaaaggtattgggacaaattcacttcactcaaatccaaagtgctggagtacagaaccaaaacaacaacaacaaattccGGAGGGCACTGTAAATCTTTAATTTGACATAAAAAGTAATGTACTACACCACATGGTTACCACCTTCAGTTGGCACTGTGTCATTATTGTGACATGCTATGTCGAGTCACAGGGTAAAGACCCAAATCCACAAGTTGTCTTGGGCAGCAAAATTAGCACATCGTCTCACTTTCTTCAGGTATTTACGGGTGACGTGGCCTTCTATTGTATCCACATACCAAGTCACAATCTCACATTACTGAAACCCCGGTACTGTACCTGGTATGTTGTCCATCTTGTTCCGCAGTTCTTCATTCTCCTGCTGCAGACACAGCACCTCCTGCTCCAGCTCCACACAGCGAGGGCAgcagctctcctcctcctcctcttcctcctccggcAGGGTGGACGAGGGGTGGCCATACGAATCCGAGGGGGCCGGTGAGCTCCAGCCCCCCAGGTTGTGGCCCGGTGACCCCCCAGACTCGGGCTCAGCCGGTGGGCATTGCTCTGCCTCGAGGCCCGGGCCCGGGTGAGGCTGCTGGTTCCCAGTGAGCAGATAGCTCTGGAGGGACTCCGTGAAGATGCGCAGGAAGGCGGATGTTTGTTGTTGGCTCCAGTGGCTGTGCTGGGCTTCGTCATCAGGGTCGACGGTGGAGCTCTCCTCAAGCCGTGGCGTGCCCAGGGTGGGGTAATGACCCCCCTGACCCGCGACTGGCTTTGACTCCCCCCCAGGTCCAGAGAGGCAGCTGTCCTCCTGCTTGATgtgggaggtgagagaggagggcagaggagcTTGCGGCTCCACGAACCGGCCGTTGTTGTTGAGAAGAGTGAGGACCCGGCTACACTGCTGTGCGAAGGCATCCAAGATGAGACGGTTTTCTAGAGGAACAGAGAGTGAGCCGATAATGATAGCCAAGGCGTTCACTGTGACATTCAAGTCAACCAGCATATTTTGGCATCAACCTTTGGGCATCAACACATTTCTACATTTCCACAGTCCTTGATTACTTGGAATTGAATTGATGGTATGGATTAAAAAACACAGAAGAGCATGGACTAGGTTGGTGGTTCAGAAGAGCATGGACTAGGTTGGTGGTTCAGAAGAGCATGGACTAGGTTGGTGGTTCAGAAGAGCATGGACTCGGTTGGTTGTTCATAATACTGCAGTAGGATTGCTTCAGTCTTATCCCTTTCTCAGTCACCTCTACTTGACTCTCAAATTCTATATAAAGGTGTTGCAGTTTCTGCTTCACTGCTCTGGCTTCCTCCCCTCACCACCCTCACTCCACTCTATCTAGCTCCTCCCCTCACCACCCTCACTCCACTCTATCTAGCTCCTCCCCTCACCACCCTCCCTCCACTCTATCTAGCTCCTCCCCTCACTACCCTCACGCCACTCTATCTAGCTCCTCCCCCTTTTCTACAAGTCATATTTGACCCTGGTACAGGGTCCCTCCATTCAATTGCACTCTTGTACAAGGAAGCTGGTTGAGTCAGATGTCAATATATAGGCCTACACTAGTCCTTCCCTTGCCATTGTTGCCTGTGCTTGCTCTTTGGGAGTTATAGGCTTGGGTTGCAGTTTAGCACTTTTTGATAAATGCATTTGATTTGATAATATCATCCATAACAGCAGCTCTCCCTGTGTCCTTCTCCCAGCAGTCTCCGTACATCGGAATGAGATGATCTCGCACATCTCCCCTCTAATGATTACGAATGTGTCGCCTTCACACACAAAGAGACAAGGCAGGTAATTATGAGTGCAGACAGCTACCCACGACGCCCTCGCTGCAACTGGGCGGGAGGCCCGGCACTCTGGCAGCCGCTGAGACGTGTCTATCGGCCTGGCGCAGATGTGTCGCATTTATTAATATGCGTGCCGTCTTTGTTTACCCGCCGAGATGTATCTGATATCATCCCCCCGTGCCTCCGTCCCTCCCACTTCTCTTGCTCCCTGGTACTGTGCATGGGGAGACAGCCTCATAAAATGTCATTAAATACAACATGCTCCGCGGAGGCAAATTTATGAGCCCCATTTATTTTAATCACAACTCTTTGGAAAAGCTTTTAAATGCAATTTGCTTTATTGTGTGCGGATCTCAGGGCTGGCATCCTTGGGCTCCTCCTTCTGTCTGTGGGATGCATAATGGGGAAGAGAAACCacctctgtctgactgtcacctCCAGGGAAATGTGCTCTTATCACTGTAATCATTAAATCACATGAATACTTAGTTGTATTTGGTAGCTTTTGTCGTATGGTTAAGAAAATATATACCCTTTTTGTACTATCGCGCCGAACTGACCCAAACGTGCTCGCTCTATTATTTTCTTTACACACTGTTCTTTTCAGCACAATTACAGCAGCTTGGTTTAGGTCAACTCGGTTCGGCTCAGTGGAGTGAAAAGCCCTATACTGTATCCAATGCAGATACCTAAGAACTGTGTAAATCTGGGCTTTGAATTGGGTTTTTAAGACAATAAAATTGGAAGCCCCAGTACCATAGGAGCAGGTTAGTTAAAACGTAGTGATTGTTCAGGGAGGCCTATAGGCCTACAATAGAGCATCTAATACTGTATGAGGCCTGTACTTTGTCACTACCCTGGATAATGGCACGAGGCGACATGACATTACCTATTAGGCTTAATGCTACACCACAGTGCTAATACAGTAGACAGTATAAGCTAGATAGTGCTGTGTCAGTGTAACAACAATCTCAGAATACTGAAGCTCAACCCCCCCCTGCTAGTGGAGTGATAAGGagatttacactaccgttcaaaagtttgggctcacttagaaatgtccttgttttcgaaagaagagctatttttttgtccattaaaataacatcaaattgatcagaaatacagtgtagacattgttaatgttgtaaatggctattgtagctggaaaaggctgatttttaatggaatatctacataggcatacagaggcccattatcagcaaccatcagtcctgtgttccaatggcacgttgtgtttgctaatcaaagtttatcattttaaaaggctaattgatcattagaaaacccttttgcaattatgttagcacagctgaaaactgttgtgctgattaaagaagcaataaaactggccttcttgagactagttgagtatctggagcatcagcaattgtgggttcaattactgaatcaaaatggccagaaacgaagaactttcttctgaaactcgtcagtctattcttgttctgagaaatgaaggctattccatgcgagaaattgccaagaaactgaatatctcttacaacgctgtgtactactcccttcacagaacagcgcaaactggctctaaccagaatagaaagaggagtgggatgccccggtgcacaactgagcaagaggacaaatacattagagtgtctagtttgagaaacagacgcctcacaggtcctcaactggcagcttcattaaatagtacccgcaaaacaccagtctcaacgtatATAGCCATttgcaacattaacaatgtctacactgtatttctgatgaaTCTGATGTTactttaatggacaaaaaaatgtatatcctcatcaatcaacacacaatacaccataatgacaaagcaaaaacagttttgacatttttgcaaaatgtataaaaaacagaaataccttatttacataagtattcagaccctttgctatgagactcaaaattgagctcaggtgcatcctgtttccgttgatcatccttgagatgtttctacaacttgattggagtccacctgtggtaaattcaattgattggacatgacttggaaaggcacacacctgtctatataaggtcccacagttgacagtttatgtcagagcaaaaaccaagctatgaggtggacaccaatcaagttgtagaaacatctcaaggatgatcaatggaaacaggatgcacctgagctcaatttcgagtctcataacaaatggtctgaatatttatgtaaataaggtctttctgttttttattttctatacatttgcaaaaatgactacaaaacctgttttcgctttgtcattaacacaagagctttcttttcagcaccatggagtgaatccttaccaccgctacaaggaaatgtctaagtgaccccaaacttttgaacggtagtgtatatctgtGGGGGAAACAGGATATCTGTTTAATTTAGTAACAAAACTGCTTCCGGCTCTGGTCaatggtagtgcactataatggggATATGGTGCCAACTGGGATGCAGATCAAGGTTCCTATAGAAATAGAATtgtgtttttactatttttttgaGAAACCAGTTTGCCTGCTTTTGCTCAAAAGCAGTGCACATCATTACAATGGATGTTTCTGAAGAAAATATTTCACACAGGAATAAACACAAACTCTGGAACACAAACACACTTCAACAACTGCACAACCCTATCATTCATTTGAGCACACACATACCCTACAGTGGGCCTACTCAGTCATGACTGCTTATTGTCAGTAGTGCAAAATATCTATCACAGAAAATGACAGACAAATGGGAGAGATTAATGGGGATATTGATGAggatcaaatcaaattctatttgtcacacgcttacttacaagcccttaaccaacaatgcagtttttataaaataagagttaagaaaatatttactaaataaactaaagaaaaaaagtaacacaataaaataacaataacgaggctaaatatacaggggggtactggtaccgagtcaatgtgcgggggtacaggttagtcaaggtaattgaggtaacatgtaggtaggtgtaaagtgactatgcatatttAATAgctaataaacagtgagtagcagcagtgtaaatcgTCCGGGGAGACATTTGATTCATTGTTCAGCAGGATGATAGAGATAGAAGGGAACAAAGATGGAATAAAGAAGTACGGGATTGCTTTCAGTTCCTAAATTGAACTTGGTATGTACAAAACTTTAGGaagaccttcctaatattgacttgcacccccttttccctcagaacagcctcaattcgtcagggcatggactctacaaggtatcgaaagcgttccacagggatgctggcccatgttgactccaatgcttcccacagttgtgtcaagttggctggatgtcctttgggtggtggaccattcttgatacacacaggaaactgttgagtgtgaaaaacccagcagcgttgcagttcttgccacactcaaaccggtacgcctggcacctactaccataccccgttcaaaggcacttaaatattttgtcttgcccattcaccctctgaatggcacacatacacaatccatgtctcaattgtctcaaggctaaaaaatccttctttaaacggtctcctctcctttatctacactgattgaagtggatttaacaagtgacatcaataagggatcatcgctttcacctggattcacctggtcagtctatgtcacggaaagagcagctgttcctaatgttttgtacactcagtgtctagTTACTGCTCTCCGCTGGACTGATAAGCCATCATGGTTTCATTAGTTGTTCTATTACTATTTTATTAGGCTATCTTTATCACTTTAACCTATAATACCCAAAATAGGCCTAGGccctacttacatttacattttagtcatttagcagacgctcttatccagagcgacttacaggagcaattagggttaagtgccttgcttaagggcacatcgacagatttttcacctagtcggctcggggattagaaccagcgacctttcggttactggcacaacgctcttacccactaagctacctgccgccctagtgaATCAAAAAATTGTCTTTGtgcaaaatacaaaaaaatctaCCAAAAACTGTTgtttgtaaacaaatgtgtgtccTAATGGAACAACCATGCAAATAGCCTACCTAGTATCGTCTGGATATGGCTAAATACTTATGGCATATTTCAAAACTGGTTTATggatagaatattatagaataatagCATTACACacacataggagaaccctttgaagaacaatTTTTTagtccaggtagaacacttttggttCCGGGTAGAACCCTATTGGCCTCCATTTAGAACCCTTTCCCCAGAGGAtgctacctggaaccaaaaatggttttcCTATGAGGACAGCAGAATAacctttttggaacccttttttctgtgTTGGAAAGGATTTTAATACTAACCTGAGAATATATTTCTAACAGTTGTTGCGTTCCATTTTACGCGCACAGCCAACAGGCCTAGACATCCTcttgtctagtccaacacctaatTCCTAAAATAAAGGCTAAACTTTTCCTCATATCACTTTGTCAACAAGTTTGAAAACATACCTGAGCTTATCCTGTAAGTGCAGTCGGGAGATTCGTGGTTGAGCGCGGCTCGTCCAGGCGAAAACGTGGGGTCCTGGCGCACCGCCGTGCCGCTGCCGACCCTCCCCTGGAAACCAAGTGATGCTGCCGCCACACTCCCCACTGTTGCTGAGGTAGATGTCGCGGGTCTACTGCTGGGCCTGTTATCGCATGCGAAACGCTGTTGCTGCTGCAGCTGCGGTGTCGCGAGATACTGGCTGCTGCTGCTTATGGTGAGGGAGGTTTGGTggagctgctgttgctgctgctgttgctgataCTGTTGTTGATAAGGATGATGGTGATTGAGATGATGATTGTAGTGATGACCGCCTCTGTCTCCCAGCAGCGGGATATCGACCATTGTGGGTCTGTCGAACCGCGCCTTCCCCGCCAACCGCTTGTTTGGGAAGGTCTTGAGGCTGCTGTATGGACCCCGCTGCTGACGGCACATCTTTGGGGCGCAGAGACCCTCGTCGGCAGGTTGCATTTCCCCCTCCATCACTGCAAGTTTCAACACGCAGTAGTGACTCGAGCTCGCTCTTGTCGTGTCCTTGTCTGGTGACTGGTTATCTTTTTCGCCACCGTCTCGCTGTCTGGCTCAGTTTCCCCCCAGTAGTGCACTTTAATATTCAGAGGGTGGGCTAATTTACTGACAAGCCACAGCTCCAATCCCCAGATGGGGGCGCCGTGTAAAAAAGTGATTGTGCCAAGAGGGAAATACAGGCGCGATCTGCACACCCCGCTGTCTGTACACTGTGTCTCTAATAGCCTACATGAGCACACACAGCTTTAAAGCAAAAATGATATCGATTAAGCTATAGCGGCCATTTTGCCTCTGAGGACAAGCTAGGTAGAGAGAATATGCTACCCCTTCACTATGACAACGGCCTCAAATAAGTGTGCCTCCCAAAATGACACCTAAAATGAATAAGATAGCCTAATTGGGTTGTGTTTGGCTTTTGGAATGTTTGAAATAAACCTACAAGAGACCAAACATGGCATGATTGTGTacatttacatgcacactaataattcgatattaaactgattatggcagaaggctgagtatggcattagtcatgtaaaccctttactctgtttatcttaatcGGCATTAGGTCATAATCGAAGTAAACATACAcagattaaaacacctggttttctgagcaatctttcgaattattagaacatgtaaacagcttaatcggcgttccagcggtgtatttgatctgcgcatgtgccagCACCGGGTACTGCAAGCCTCCCTATTCgcaagtgaagtgagttcggaaaaactAAAAGTATGCGTCTTATAAATAGTTTTCAAATACAATCAGtgctggaaaaagtacccaattgtcatacttgagtaaaagtaaagatattttaatagaaaatgactccagtaaaagtgaaagttacccagtaaaatactacttgagtaaaagtctaaaagtatttggttgtatcaaaagtaaatgtaattgctaaaatatacttaagtatcaaagtaaaagtaaaagtataaatcatttcaaattccttatattaagcaaacgagatggcacaattttcttgttttttacattgatagatagccaggggcactctccaaaactcagacataatttacaaagaaGCATTCGTGTTTCTCgtaagtccgccagatcagaagcagtagggaatgtagtgaagtaaaagttgtcaaaaatataaataatgaagAAAAGTACAGATATataaaaaaactacttaagtattacttatgaaaatgtatgcacttactaactgtaagtcgctctggataagaccgtctgctaaatgctgctaaatgactaaaatgtaatatgtgTTGGATAATTGTCTGTTTACTTCGTATGTGTattgggcctcctgtagctcagttggtagagcatggcgcttgcaacgccagggttgtaggttcgattcccacggggggcctgtatgaaaaatgtatgcactcactaactgtaagtcgctctggataagagtgtctgctaaattgtaAAAATGTACTttaaagtactttacaccactgcatacaATACATTCAAAAGTCCTATCGGTAGCCtaatttcagatgtgtccatgtaaacacgattattagggaaatcgtttttctcgcaaagcatgtaaacgttttaaacgAACTATTATATTAACCTGACTAAACCACAATAATCGCATTATTGTGTGGATGTAACAGTGCTCATTGTCACATCTAATAGCCTACTGATGCCATTAATTTGCTCATATGCCagtccatatatattttttataattcaCCAATCAACAGCGTTTCTCATTGGCCTATTATATGAGAAAACAAATAAAAGGCggaaattatacaaaataaaggtgtcagattttattttatttccagaAATGGCCATGAAACTGTATTCAGTTtggaaaaagggttccaaaagggttattcggctgtcctcataggaaaccctctttggttccaggtagaaccgttttTGGGTCCAGGTAGcttctgtagaaagggttctacctggaacccaaaagggttattctacctagaaccaaaaagggttcttcaaagggttctcctatggggacagccgaagaaccctttaaggttctagatatcaCACTCAGAGCCATCTGAGTACGCTTTCCTCAAGCCTACATTTAGCTATTAGATGTATATAAGAATATCCATTAACCTCTAGATAGGATAAGCAAACCATTAATCGAATAAGGTATTACATCCAACCTGTAAATAAAGTAGGCTATACAAACGGCAATATAATAAGGTGACAATCAAAGTTTTTGTAGGCCACCAGAGGGCGACACATCAATTTGGCGATTTGGGGGAAAGTTACAGAGGTGATGACGCAAACAAGAGACAAATGACAACCTTAGTTGTCTTTTATCTCCAACaattaaaaataacaaaataacaacTTTTTGGCATATAATCACTATAACAGACTATCTAAATGGTTGGCTCTGTATTGATATTCCTTGTCCTATTGATAAGGACAGAGAAGGGCACGCATGACTACGGAAGCCTATGTCCTCTCAGCATCACTTTGCAATAGGCTTCTTTCCGCGTAAGGACGCAAAAGCGCCCGCTCCATCATGAATGCGCACGTCTGGTGGTCAAAGGAATGCGTGCGCGCCTACTGAGTCGGTCTAAGAAAGCAGCACATTTCAAATGAGGTTGGACACCAGACGACCGTAGCCATCCATAACACTTCGTCTTCACCGACCTGAACAACTACTTTGATTAAGAAAGTACACCTTTTTTTCTTGTTTCCaaaggaacacagggaagtgaagAAATGTTTGGGTAAAGTTCGGATACACTCTTGGCTAGTTATATTTCTGATGTCCTTTGCCTGCGCAATAATGACATTTTGAGAGGAGGGAAACAGTCATTACATTTTGAGAGGAGGGAAACAGTCATTCATCTGGACAACCGTGAGAGTTCAATCAAAGCTTCTTTTACACCTGTGACCTGATTCTGGATCGAC from Coregonus clupeaformis isolate EN_2021a chromosome 3, ASM2061545v1, whole genome shotgun sequence harbors:
- the LOC121540909 gene encoding BEN domain-containing protein 4-like; this encodes MEGEMQPADEGLCAPKMCRQQRGPYSSLKTFPNKRLAGKARFDRPTMVDIPLLGDRGGHHYNHHLNHHHPYQQQYQQQQQQQQLHQTSLTISSSSQYLATPQLQQQQRFACDNRPSSRPATSTSATVGSVAAASLGFQGRVGSGTAVRQDPTFSPGRAALNHESPDCTYRISSENRLILDAFAQQCSRVLTLLNNNGRFVEPQAPLPSSLTSHIKQEDSCLSGPGGESKPVAGQGGHYPTLGTPRLEESSTVDPDDEAQHSHWSQQQTSAFLRIFTESLQSYLLTGNQQPHPGPGLEAEQCPPAEPESGGSPGHNLGGWSSPAPSDSYGHPSSTLPEEEEEEEESCCPRCVELEQEVLCLQQENEELRNKMDNIPAPCQNVLDFFKTVLQHHDQFIQPTAEEQLTEEEERKTYEGSKQLLGNYPLFITNKQWDEAVNSSKKDGRRLLRYLIRFVFTTDELKYSCGLGKRKRSVHSGEPGPERRPLNPVKVTCLREFIRMHCASNPDWWMPSEEQINKVFSDAVGHARQGRAVGTFLGSSGSSTSSLYMEAYDGPLSQDDVYLKGSHNGLGD